In Candidatus Angelobacter sp., the genomic stretch GCCGTCGGAAACAGCGCCCAGATGCGACTAGTTTCTTCAGCCGAAAGCGGCTCGAGCGTTACGTGCACGATTTGATTTTTGATGGACAACACCGGGTCCGCCTGCATCTCCTGGATGGCGTATCCCAGCGCCTTTAACAGCGGCTCCTCACTGAAACCCGGTAAAGTCCCGACCGTGACGAGAAAGTAGAGGTCGAGCGGTAGTGAATTACGAAACACGACAACTGGTGGAGGCGGCGTACTGGAAGGCACGGAATGTTCGCGATTGCGCAAACTTGGATTGGGTATTATTCGGTAGAGAAACAGAATGAGCGCGGCGCCACTGGAGTCAGCGTCGTCGAGCGGGCCGACGAAGACGGTACCCGGGACCGTGGAGGTGAGGAGCGCAGTCTCCAGACGCTTCTTGAACGCGTTGCTCACCTCGATGATCGCTTCAGCGCTCACGCAGCCCTCCTTGTCCGATTTAAATCGATCTCAACCGGCGGCAGGCCGAGCTT encodes the following:
- a CDS encoding Pvc16 family protein, which encodes MSAEAIIEVSNAFKKRLETALLTSTVPGTVFVGPLDDADSSGAALILFLYRIIPNPSLRNREHSVPSSTPPPPVVVFRNSLPLDLYFLVTVGTLPGFSEEPLLKALGYAIQEMQADPVLSIKNQIVHVTLEPLSAEETSRIWALFPTANYRTSIAYLATPVWIDPQSEPPLAAAVLDDRLSAGPRLGEATI